The DNA window CACCTTGAACCAAAACATCAGTCTGGACATTTGAAATGTATGTGTATAGAGTGATTCTTCAAGTGAAAGTAAACCTCCAGTAAAGCATATGGTCAAATTAGTATCCTAAcatacaaatttatttattttttacataaagtgCAGCTCGCTAAATCTTGATATTCAGAACTACAGAAGCATCGATGACCTACGAACAGGAAGTATTGTACATAAAAATGTACATACGAATGTACATCTTATTTTGCTCATTGTTTCCTTTACTTCTTCATCCCCATTTATGAAATAgtgattttatgtatttatcaaAACAAATATTATCGATGTCTTATATTGACATTAACATCATTTACTGCTACGGATAAAGCAAAGCTGTCTATCAAAGTTAGGATGAATAAATCTGCATCTTTGATTACGTGCAGAAATTAAGAGATGAATGAGTAACTGATGCATAAAGCAGGTGCATTCAACCATCTTGTGATCGGTTGAACACAGAAGCACCACATTGCAACAATGAGATATCCAACAAACCCAAAACACtgtgcacaaataaataaatgcacaagCAAAATACGACTATCCAAAAAATACCACTttggaaatgtttttattatcattataataaatttaaattaccAAATGAACAAACACTGCTTTACATATTGCTGTTTTTGTAGGTTGTTTTCTGTCTTTCAACAGTTAAAGcaataaaaaagagagagagagagagaaatacagACCGATAAGCAGGACATGTGCAGAAAGCTGTACAGATGGCTTGCTCAAAATTACACAGGGGTCAAAGACTGACAGAGAACAGTTTACAGCACACTGTCCATAAACatctttcttgtttttttttttgttttgtttttttcttttcttttttttggtaTTAAATTGGTTTTTGCAACTAGAAACGCTCATACTTGATTTAACAAACACTGAAATCGTCTCTTAGATCCTTGAAAGCTCCTGACATAAATAAGCAACAAAGTCCTTCAAATAGAAGCCACATTTGTCTTGTTTCTGTTTGCTGCATACTGTACAACAAAATACTCCCATTCACCCTCAGTTATTATGACTGTGGCAACAGTAACCTTGAGAGCTCTCTGAAATTTAGCCTCCATTTCCAAggaatgttttaaaagaaatattgCAATTTGTATCTTTTCTTCAGTATCTGATGCACAACTCACCTTTCGCATCAAACTTTCCAAATCATTCTGCATTCCATTTAATCCATTGTAAGGAATGGTGTTTTATTCGATTGCAAGGTTGCTGACAAAGTGCATCAAAGCCAACCAGTGTTTCAGGGAGAAGTGCTCATATGGCTGATGTATTTAATTCAAACTGTACCCTGAAAAAAGGGCCAGCCAAGACATAAAAGTACATATTATAAAAGTAATACATAGTttgcttctttctttctttttttattcgaAAACCACAGTGTGCGCCAATACAAAAGCGGTATTGCCATGTCAGGGTTAGAGGCAGAGCCTAATATGGCTGGAGTTTCCCTCATGTACACCGTTATATTGTGTTCTGTGTGCAATTGCTTCTAGTAATGCTTGTATGGCTCACTGACACAAGACAAAAATCCCTGACAGTAGATTCGCTGATGCTATAAAGTGTTTTTTCCTGTTTactttacataacaaaagctaTGTAAATTTGGCAATTTATCTTAGTGCTTGTGCCGCATATACAAAATATCAACAAAGGTCAGCATTTTATTATACAAGATGGTTCTTTCGACACTCAGCAGTCGGGCTCATCCAGTGAACcctaaatattataaacagcaAGACACAAAATACAATGGGACAATATTCACACGTCACAAATACAAGGATAATGACGTTCTGAGGGCGTAGTGTCCAATGTCTGATTCTGTACCTATCAAGAATTCGATTTTCAAGCGATTCCCCTCTCTTTTTAGTCAGCAGGAAATACCAAGCGGTCTCGCTCTTCTGAACAGATGCAATCTTTCCTCCAACTTTTTTCGTCTTCATTACAAATTCGCACGTACATTTAAACAACGACGACAAAAACTCTCTTCTGAAACGTTTAAATAAAACGAGCAAATTAGCCCTTGAGGGTTCTCAGCGTGGTTGAGGTGAAGTCCCCACTCAAATCCCAGCTGAGCGTGCTCTGGAGATCCACAACAATGACAAAAGTCGAATTTTCCTTCAAAGCGCCAACAGGGTGGGAGAATTCAGGGAATCTGATGATTGGTCACCGCTGCTGCTGCTCCGGCGGTGGGCTTTGGAGCAGGACTCCGATGAGGGCGATGGGCTCTCGGGCTCGAGCATGCTGGGGTACGTGAAGATGAGGCTCGGGTTGTTCGGGGTGGACACCGGGGTGGAAGCAGCCACGACGGGCGTGTTGAGGCTGTCTCCGTCAGAGCAATACATGCCGCCACCTAGGCAGATGGGCTTGATGACCGAATGCTGGGCTTTTGCTTCGTCCTCATCGTCGTCATCATCTTCCAAAGGCTCCTGTTTAACCACCACTGGGTTGAGAGTGCTCATCGGCCCCCGGGGACCCAGGTTGGATCGCATGGTCAGAGAAAGGGGCGCACACTGCTGGGAGTGCAAACTCTGATGACGTTCTTCAAGGGGCAGTTTGCACACAGGGTTGTGGGCCACCAACATAAACTCCAACTTGTCCTTTTCCTTCTGCAGGGTCTCGATTTCTTTCTGCAGGTCAGCCTTCTCTTCCTCTAACTTCTCAGTTTCCttgaatgaaaaaaagaaatacaaaggATGATTATGCTGCATTTTGCCTGATACACTTTTGGCTTGTGACTGTCATCAGGGTGTTGTTATGTAGTGGTGGTTTCTTACTGGGTTTAGTCAAAAGACCTCACCCCCAAATGTCTATATATGATATTCTGGTCTTTAAATGTTaccgttgttttgtttttttcgcataaattatatttgactGAAATTCTTGTATTgaaatatttggtaacacttcagtata is part of the Chanodichthys erythropterus isolate Z2021 chromosome 18, ASM2448905v1, whole genome shotgun sequence genome and encodes:
- the fosl2 gene encoding fos-related antigen 2 isoform X3, whose product is MPGSSSAFIPTINAITTSQDLQWMVQPTVITSMSNPYSRPHPYGLSVSSGPGLLSHTALTRPGVIRSIGDARGRRKRDEQFYLQLTPEEEEKRRVRRERNKLAAAKCRNRRRELTEMLQGETEKLEEEKADLQKEIETLQKEKDKLEFMLVAHNPVCKLPLEERHQSLHSQQCAPLSLTMRSNLGPRGPMSTLNPVVVKQEPLEDDDDDEDEAKAQHSVIKPICLGGGMYCSDGDSLNTPVVAASTPVSTPNNPSLIFTYPSMLEPESPSPSSESCSKAHRRSSSSGDQSSDSLNSPTLLAL
- the fosl2 gene encoding fos-related antigen 2 isoform X1, with the protein product MYQDYTGTYDTSSRGSSSSPAHPDTSPIPASNYQKYRIDMPGSSSAFIPTINAITTSQDLQWMVQPTVITSMSNPYSRPHPYGLSVSSGPGLLSHTALTRPGVIRSIGDARGRRKRDEQFYLQLTPEEEEKRRVRRERNKLAAAKCRNRRRELTEMLQGETEKLEEEKADLQKEIETLQKEKDKLEFMLVAHNPVCKLPLEERHQSLHSQQCAPLSLTMRSNLGPRGPMSTLNPVVVKQEPLEDDDDDEDEAKAQHSVIKPICLGGGMYCSDGDSLNTPVVAASTPVSTPNNPSLIFTYPSMLEPESPSPSSESCSKAHRRSSSSGDQSSDSLNSPTLLAL
- the fosl2 gene encoding fos-related antigen 2 isoform X2 translates to MYQDYTGTYDTSSRGSSSSPAHPDTSPIPASNYQKYRIDMPGSSSAFIPTINAITTSQDLQWMVQPTVITSMSNPYSRPHPYGLSVSSGPGLLSHTALTRPGVIRSIGDARGRRKRDEQLTPEEEEKRRVRRERNKLAAAKCRNRRRELTEMLQGETEKLEEEKADLQKEIETLQKEKDKLEFMLVAHNPVCKLPLEERHQSLHSQQCAPLSLTMRSNLGPRGPMSTLNPVVVKQEPLEDDDDDEDEAKAQHSVIKPICLGGGMYCSDGDSLNTPVVAASTPVSTPNNPSLIFTYPSMLEPESPSPSSESCSKAHRRSSSSGDQSSDSLNSPTLLAL